DNA sequence from the Verrucomicrobiia bacterium genome:
CTAACCCGATTATAGGTCATCGGAGTGATTACTCTCCATGTTCCTGTAGTCGGGTCGTATAATTCTGCGCTTGAGAGATTACCACCATTATACCCTCCCGTGACAAGCACTTTGCCGTTGGGTAACAGGGTGGCGGTATGGCTATCACGTGGAATGTTGAGTCCATTGGTTGGTGTCCACGTGCCCATACTCGGATTGTAAATCTCTGCGCCAGAAGCATAGCCGTTAGTCCCATCGCCGCCGGTAATCAGCACATAGCCATTCGCCAGTAAAGTTGCCGTATGGTTAAACCGGGCGGCATTCATCGAGCCGGTCGCGGTCCACTTTTCGGTCGCCGGGTCATACACCTCCGCGCTCGAAAGGTAGCCGTTATAAAAGATGCTGAGACCCCCAGAAGTGAGAACTTTTCCACTAGTAAGTAAAACAGAAGCATGGACTACACGTTGTGTAGCCATGGAGCCAGTGACGTTCCACATCCCGTCAGTTGGGTTGTAAAGTTCCGATTCATTGTTAATTGTACCCGTGTCGTTGTGTCCTCCGGTGACCAATACTTTTCCGTTCAAAAGCAACGTGGCCGTGTGGCCAACGCGCGGCAAATTCATGGAAGCGGCGTTGGTGAAATAGTCTGCTCGTCCCTGTAGAGCCAGAAATACGTTAAGCAGGAGTGCCGTCAGCAGCATACTGAATCGACCCAGGTGCCTCGTGGTCGTTTTGAAGCAGTCAGAAAATGAAAGCTTTTTCGAAGTTCTCATAAAACCAGCTATGAAATTCTGGTAAAACTTTGATTGCGCCTGCGAGCCTGCTCCTTTTGGTAAAAATGTCAAGAATTCGAATGCTACGGACGGAGCCCTGTCCAGAGGTGCATGGCCGAGCAGACGAAATAGCCATGCCGTTTGGAGCAGGCAATTTCCAGGAACTGATCAAATCCATGGTGCGGCACCATGTTTCGATACAGCTTCAACCTGTGACTACTAAGAACGCCCACGCCAAGTGCGGGTTCCGTGTGAACCATGCCGGATTGGCCATTTCCTGGGAGGAGAGGTCCAGTTTGGCAATGGCTGGGTAGGTCCGCCAAAATCCTTAGCTCCCGCGAATATCGGGCAAACCGGAATCAACCCCCATGCCACCCCCCCAGCGGTAATTTAAGAGCGCATGGGCGGAATTGATTGCCCTTCGCCGCCAGCTTGACTTTATCGGCGCTACTTATCCCCATATGTTCAGCCCCTCCCGCAGCACTTCTTGTACTTCTTGCCGCTGCCGCACAGGCACGGGTCATTGCGGCCAATCTTCGGCTGCCGGAGCACGGTTTGCGGAGCCACATAGTCGGCGTCTGGAGGCTCTGCCTCGAATGGCACACCGAAGTACTCAAACACTGCTTTGGTCCGGTCATAAATTCCGCGTTCGGGAACCGCTGCCCGCTCGCACGTCAGGTTCGTCGGCAGAAAATTCCGCTTCAAAAAGC
Encoded proteins:
- a CDS encoding kelch repeat-containing protein — its product is MTFLPKGAGSQAQSKFYQNFIAGFMRTSKKLSFSDCFKTTTRHLGRFSMLLTALLLNVFLALQGRADYFTNAASMNLPRVGHTATLLLNGKVLVTGGHNDTGTINNESELYNPTDGMWNVTGSMATQRVVHASVLLTSGKVLTSGGLSIFYNGYLSSAEVYDPATEKWTATGSMNAARFNHTATLLANGYVLITGGDGTNGYASGAEIYNPSMGTWTPTNGLNIPRDSHTATLLPNGKVLVTGGYNGGNLSSAELYDPTTGTWRVITPMTYNRVSHTATLLQDGQVLVAGGFGNVGPYLISAELFNPTNETWRLTRSLSVGRYNHSATLLPNGKVLVVGGYGPGPIPSAEVYDPATETWTVACELNIARCAHTATLLPNTNVLVAGGVVGIYQTLSNAELFVSGSLSAAPIILTNLVKTSGGPFEFDFISAPGTSFTALAATNIALPVGNWTVLGSVPEINPGQYRFTDAQANTPQRFYRVRSP